TGCCCAGCCGATGCCGCCGGCCACGCCGTTGTCCTCGCAGGTGACCACCAACTTGTGCGCGCGGGCCATCTCGATGAGCACCTGCGGCACCGGAAGCACCCAACGCGGGTCAATCACCGTCACCCCGATGCCCTGGTTGTGCAGTCGGTCGGCCACCGCCAACGCCATGGGAGCGAACGCGCCGACCGCGACCAGCAGGACGTCTTGGGGCAACCCGTCGGCCGGGACTGCCAGCACGTCCACCCCGGCGCGCCGCTCGATGGCGGGAATGTCTTCGCCCACGTCCCCCTTGGGGAATCGCAACGCAGTGGGCCCGTCATCGATGTCGAGTGCTTCACCGAGCTCCTCGCGCAGCCGGATGCCGTCGCGAGGTGCGGCCACCCGGATTCCGGGCACGATTCCCAGCACCGACAGATCCCACATGCCGTTGTGACTGGCGCCGTCGGGCCCGGTGATCCCGGACCGGTCCAACACCAGCGTCACCGGCAGCTTGTGCAGCGCGACGTCCATCACGAGCTGGTCGAAGGCGCGGTTCAGGAACGTCGAATACACCGCCACCACCGGGTGCAGGCCCCCCATTGCCAGGCCTGCCGCGGACGTCATCGCGTGTTGCTCGGCGATCCCGACGTCGAACATCCGATCCGGAAAACGCTGTCCGAACGGCGCGAGCCCCGTGGGGCCCGGCATCGCGGCGGTGATGGCGACGACATCACGGCGCTTGGTGCCGTACTCGATGAGCGCGTCAGAGAACACCGCCGTCCAGCCGCGCCCGGCGGTTTCGGTGGCATAGCCGGTCAGCGGATCGATCACCCCGCAGGCGTGCATCTGCTCGGCCTCGTCGTTCTCCGCCGGGCCGTAGCCCTTGCCCTTTTGGGTAACCACGTGCACGATCACCGGCCCGCCGAAACCCCGCGCGCGGCGCAGCGCGGATTCCACCGCGGCCTCGTCATGACCGTCGATCGGCCCCAGGTATTTCAAGCCCAGGTCGGTGAACAACGCCTGTGGCGCCAGCGCATCTTTGAGCCCCGCTTTGAAGCTGTGGATCACCTGGTAGCCGAGTTCCCCAACGACCGGCACCCCGCGGATCGCGGTGCGGCCCCGCTCCAGCAGGCGCTCGTAGGCGGGCTGCAGCCGCAGTGCGGCCAGGTGGTCGGCGAAGCCACCGATAGTGGGCGCATAGCTACGGCCGTTGTCGTTGACCACGACCACCACCGGTCGGTTGCCTGCGGCAATGTTGTTGAGGGCCTCCCAGCACATTCCGCCGGTCAGTGCGCCGTCACCGACGACGGCCACCACATGCCGGTTACGGTGCCCGGTCAGCTCGAAAGCTTTGGCCAGGCCGTCGGCGTAGGACAGCGCCGAGCTGGCGTGGCTGGACTCCACCCAGTCGTGTTCACTCTCGGCGCGCGACGGATAACCCGATAACCCGCCCTTCTTACGCAGGGTGTCGAAGTCGCGGCTACGCCCGGTCAGCATCTTGTGCACGTAGGCCTGATGACCGGTGTCGAAGATGATCGGGTCGTGCGGGGAGTCGAAGACACGGTGCAGCGCCAACGTCAGCTCCACCACACCCAAATTGGGGCCCAGATGCCCGCCGGTCGCGGCGACCTTGTGGATCAGGAACTCGCGGATCTCCGCCGCCAGATCGGTCAGCTGAGCCTGCGAGAGGTGCTGCAGATCGGCGGGGCCGCGGATCCCTTCAAGCATCCGGCCAGTCTACGCATGGCGACGAGCACCCCCCGTATCGTCATCGTGTGCGGGCCGAACAGATCGCCGAAGAATTCCCGGTGGTGGCTATCGACTCCGACGCGCTGGCCGCCGCGAGATTATTGGCGGAGCACCGGTTGCCCGGGATCGTCGTCACCGACGCGGCCGGCAAGCCCTATGCGGTGCTGCCGGCCTCCCAGGTGGTGCGCTTCATCGTGCCGGGCTACGTCCAGGACGACCCATCAC
The window above is part of the Mycolicibacter sp. MU0102 genome. Proteins encoded here:
- the dxs gene encoding 1-deoxy-D-xylulose-5-phosphate synthase translates to MLEGIRGPADLQHLSQAQLTDLAAEIREFLIHKVAATGGHLGPNLGVVELTLALHRVFDSPHDPIIFDTGHQAYVHKMLTGRSRDFDTLRKKGGLSGYPSRAESEHDWVESSHASSALSYADGLAKAFELTGHRNRHVVAVVGDGALTGGMCWEALNNIAAGNRPVVVVVNDNGRSYAPTIGGFADHLAALRLQPAYERLLERGRTAIRGVPVVGELGYQVIHSFKAGLKDALAPQALFTDLGLKYLGPIDGHDEAAVESALRRARGFGGPVIVHVVTQKGKGYGPAENDEAEQMHACGVIDPLTGYATETAGRGWTAVFSDALIEYGTKRRDVVAITAAMPGPTGLAPFGQRFPDRMFDVGIAEQHAMTSAAGLAMGGLHPVVAVYSTFLNRAFDQLVMDVALHKLPVTLVLDRSGITGPDGASHNGMWDLSVLGIVPGIRVAAPRDGIRLREELGEALDIDDGPTALRFPKGDVGEDIPAIERRAGVDVLAVPADGLPQDVLLVAVGAFAPMALAVADRLHNQGIGVTVIDPRWVLPVPQVLIEMARAHKLVVTCEDNGVAGGIGWAVSAALRRAEIDLPCRDVALPQRFYDHASRGELLAEVGLTAQDVARQITGWVAAMGASNCVDEVSERLD